A stretch of DNA from Cannabis sativa cultivar Pink pepper isolate KNU-18-1 chromosome X, ASM2916894v1, whole genome shotgun sequence:
ACGGGTTTGCTTGGACAACTTATTTTCTGGGAAATGTTATTCAATAACAAGATGATTGGCAAACACTCAAAAATACAATCATTTAGATCACAGAGTGTTAAAACAAAAATCCCACAATTAAATCATTTTAATTTGTCTAACtcaccagaaaaaaaaaaatggcaaagcAAAATAATAtcagaaattttattattattaaagtttaagaacatgagagaaaaatcaaagagaTGAGAAATTTCTTGTGAGATCAAAATAAGTGCCTTGATATTACTCCTCTAGACATTGCATATGATATTCATATCTTTGGTTAGATTTTTGCTTCTCTTACTACTGTTCATTGGGTTGCTATTCTTCACATTATATGGTATCTTCAAGGTACCATTTTTTAGAGTCTACTACTATCTTTGACCTCTTCTCTGGAATTGTGAACTTACTGTGATGCAAATCATGATCGTGATCCCACAGACCGAAAATTTGTCACTGATTTTTGTATCTTTTGGGAGATTCTCTTATTTCTTGAAAGAGCAAGAAGCACTTTGTTGTTTCTCAATCTTCTATGAAAGCCGAGTATCGGGTTATGTCGTCTACTACAAAAGAGATTATTTAATTGAGATGGTTACTTGCAAATATGGGTGTTATTCACTCTTGTCCTACTTCTATGTACTGTGACAATCAAAGTGTCATTTAGATTGCTCACAACTCGGTTTTTCATGAACACACCAAGTATATTGCGATTGATTGTCATTTTACTCATTACCATTCTAAGTTGTCTACCAATACTTTGTCTTTTGTTCCTTCTTCGTTgaagcttgctggtttttttaCTAAGTTGCATACGATTTCtcgttttcattttttttaggcACTCTCGATGCTTCGTACAGCAACATCGTGAGTTTGAGGGAGAGTGTTAAATAGTTATTTAGGGTTAGTTTAGTCTTTTTTTAGTGGCCTATATAAggcttttttattaattatattcttTTATCTTTGACTATGTAATTGAATAAAATCCTAATTTATctgcatttattttattttttattggttATTCTTTGTCTTCACAAATAATTATCAATTTTAATGGTATGCATAATGTATTACTTAATTTGTTTAAGAATAACATGTACAAGTTTTTTTGTGATGcagtaaaattaaaatatgcaaGTTTGATCCAACTTCTACTTCCCCTTCTTTTATTTACTCATAAACAAAAGAGTAAAGAGAGTTACAAACTCATACGATGGCCAGTAATAAAACGAATCAAGCTACACAAATTGTTATGAAAAAGGGCCAAAATACAATTTGAAAACTTAAGTAAACTGGCCTATTAATTTTATTGGTGCAACTGCAAACAGTTTAATTAGCTCAGGAAATGGAGCTCTGTGAAGCATTCCTCTCAATGCATATGAAATTCTTTGACGATACCCTTGTAGCATTTCTCTCGATACATGAAGTGGTCACGAAGGTGGTGGTCATGGCAATGGCGGTGGAGAAGTCGTGGTCATATTCATATGCTCAGTTAAAGAATTGATCAGCTTTAAATTTTAATGACATGTGTTTCACTTAgcaacacattatttttgtataacATCTAATCCATATACAGTATTTCCAtaatagaaaaacaaaacaccttattttattacatattattacTTATACGTTTATATGACCAAGTCTTTGTTCAGTTAAAAAATAACTTCAACAATAAACAATTGAAGCAGCTATGTGGAAAATAAGAACAGAATTAAACGAAGCTAAAACCATTATCATCAGCTTCTTGAGGAACAAGTACATCGAAATCACTTACAGTCCATTCCGCCGTCTCTCCATTACGACTAACATAGATTTCTGTTCCAACATTGAGCGAAAACCAAACTCGCTTTGCTGGTTCTGTTCCTGGATCCTGGCAAAATCAAAATTCATTGGCACCAACTTAATACAAATGAACATAATCCAGTAATCTAATACTTGTAAGGGCAAAAAGAAAATTGTTTTCAGCTGAAAATGATCATACCTGGTAGAAATACAAACGACTAGAAAGGCCTCCGACATCAAGCTCCCAAGTTCTAGAGTCGCCAATCCACCCATCACCTTGTTTTTCAGGATAGCCATGGACAGCCCATTCGGGGTGTGGAATAATCTGTACAAGTTCCTGTGCTTGTGGATTGCTATAAGGGTCGCATATATCATATGGTGCCTCCAAATAATCCCCATTCCCAGGGCTGCAGTATAGATGATAAGCAGAGTATGGAAACCTCGACGTGTCATTTCTGTATATCTTCTCACCCGAAACAGTAACATGGTAGGGGGGACAGGAGACGAGGTTATCAGCACGACACCAGCTTGTGGTAGCTGGATTTATGATCATTTCGCTATATCTAGTCACATCTGTGAGAACATCTCCATCACATGGTTTTCCATTGTTCTTCCAACAGCTTCCTATGTCTAGGAGATAAAACTGACTGTTGGATCCTCCACCGCGTATAACATTGAGTGTTAATCTTACTTTGAAATTTGGAGAGACTGGCAACTGAAAACATGAAAATTCTGGATTTATGATATGCTCTTTCTTAACTTGATTCACAAAAGAACACAATGagaaataaaaaaacataagcaaggataattaagcaaaagtaTTTTCCACATGCCATTTGAACTAACTAACACTAAAAAACTAACCTTTTTCATGATACCACGACCGTTATAATGATAACCTCCATTAAATCCTTTGGTAGCGTCTGCACGCAGGTATAACATAAGCCAAGGATACTTTTGAGATGTTGTCAGTTTATGGGAGAAAATCCAACTTCCTGAGGTCAAGTTCTTTTCCCATGATACTGAAAAGTAGGAATTGTTCCCCACACCTTTGCTCAAGTCCACATCAAGGTCATAAGTTCCGAAAAATTTCCCACTTAAGAACAATGGTTGCATCTTGGAATAAAACAACCTCGAGTAATTGTGATAAATTAGTGGTTGATTCATACACCCTTTGCCAAAACAAGGAAAATTTCTGCCTGTTATAATTTTGCTGACCTTTTTACCATTTTCAGGACAAAGTGTAGTGTTCTTGTCAAAGTTTCCATTTTTAAGCATAATCATCCAAAACTGCCATGGATCCTGGGAGTCATGAACTTCACAAAGCGAACCAAGATAAAGTTCCTTTTCTACTGCATACAAGTCAGGGTCCGGATATGGATTGAAACTCGTTGCGGGAAACTCATCACCTGCTTTTAACTTGTTGTCTGATTCATTTACTCTTCTTTGCATTCGACATGTTCGTCCATTCATATTGGTGATATCCAAAGAATCTGGTAATGAAGACATAAAACGACAATCATCTCTGAGAAAAAAAAAGTCTCTAAAGAGTTGGCTACTTTTAATGTACATACGGTAATTCAATGTTAATCTAAGCTTTATTGAACATAGATTTCTTAGTTCAAATTATTTAACAGTAAGTCAAGCAGAGACCTATTAACTATTAAGCAGTAAGAACACAATTGTTTCATTTCTATATATTTGGCAAACTACAAAGGAAACAACTTGGTTTCTTAAATGGGATGTTTGTCTTACATGATCTAAGTACAGAGTcaagaaataaaacataatcACATGAGAAATGCCAAGTGACACCTGAATATGTCAAGCACTACAACACGTGGCATATCGTTATTGTTGCATTCAATATCTGATCCCACACaaattgatttaataaataatatgaaaaatatcTACCAATTAAGAGGTACCACATCTAATGCAATCGTACAACACCTAAACTCTTACCAGTCAGATTTGtttttcaataatataaattaaacacataaaagaaaAACCATTTGAAAAACTGATAAGAATCAAATTTAACAATATCATCAGTAAATTAAAGTAACCATcatgaaaaatactttaataAATCATAATACATGGATTAAacaaattactaaaatataGTACACCCAGTCAATTATGAGTTACCAAACTACTACTTTTCACTTTCTTATACCAtactctattttatttatttatttatttttttaaaaaatcacttCTTTCATATTGAGAAAAACTAGTAACCTGATTACTTCTGAGTTCTATTATACTAAGACGAGAGAGAACATACCAGCACTGGGAGAATAGCAATTGAAATCAGCACAGTCAGCCATTCGAGGGCTGCCCATACCAGGAGCTTCAGCTCCAACTTCATTGCAGAAGTTCCAAGCTTCTAAACCAACTCTGACATTTGGGCTCTTCATTCCTGGGTCTCCAACGGCTGACACGTAAGATTTCTCTGAGCTCAGCGGGGACACGTAAACCCCCATACTCAGCACCAACATATCCGAAACAACcacgagaagaagaagaaacaaccgCTCCGAGTTGACAATAGCCATGGAAGACGCTAACGCCAGGCCAACTCTTTACTTACGAGTTTGTGTTGAAGGGGCAGGCAAGGTGGCGCGTGGGCTCGTTGCGCGCATGCTATGAATAAAATGGAAGATTGGAGAGATGGGTTTTTGTTGATTTCGTGAAGAAACCCATGAAAGAAAAGATCAGGTGGGTAGTTTTTGCTTAGACGCGACGCCTGAGCTAGCTTTCGGATTTGGACAGTTGCCCCGTGAGTGTGAAGTGTATAGGAACTAGAAGACGAAGAATTCAGTACTCGGTTGGTGAAAAACGAGGAAAGTCGTCATTTTCGGCCTTCATGAGAAACAAATATGGGCCTTAGCTTTTTGGACCATCATGAGAAACGAAGAAGGGCCTtcctattaaataataaaaaaaaattacaccaaatactcatttttttttatttcataaatacacaaaaataacaaaaaaattacaaaaatacggtttcacaaaatttaaaatatttaaatgatttttttgatcttatttatagaaaatacagtctttttatgttgtactcttattaatttattgttaattttttgttatttgtatgttatttttttgttgttgttttgatgtt
This window harbors:
- the LOC115699738 gene encoding uncharacterized protein LOC115699738, which translates into the protein MAIVNSERLFLLLLVVVSDMLVLSMGVYVSPLSSEKSYVSAVGDPGMKSPNVRVGLEAWNFCNEVGAEAPGMGSPRMADCADFNCYSPSADSLDITNMNGRTCRMQRRVNESDNKLKAGDEFPATSFNPYPDPDLYAVEKELYLGSLCEVHDSQDPWQFWMIMLKNGNFDKNTTLCPENGKKVSKIITGRNFPCFGKGCMNQPLIYHNYSRLFYSKMQPLFLSGKFFGTYDLDVDLSKGVGNNSYFSVSWEKNLTSGSWIFSHKLTTSQKYPWLMLYLRADATKGFNGGYHYNGRGIMKKLPVSPNFKVRLTLNVIRGGGSNSQFYLLDIGSCWKNNGKPCDGDVLTDVTRYSEMIINPATTSWCRADNLVSCPPYHVTVSGEKIYRNDTSRFPYSAYHLYCSPGNGDYLEAPYDICDPYSNPQAQELVQIIPHPEWAVHGYPEKQGDGWIGDSRTWELDVGGLSSRLYFYQDPGTEPAKRVWFSLNVGTEIYVSRNGETAEWTVSDFDVLVPQEADDNGFSFV